One Hyperolius riggenbachi isolate aHypRig1 chromosome 12, aHypRig1.pri, whole genome shotgun sequence genomic window, TAGGCTTGGCTGAGCTAATGGCtggtatttatttgttttattacaGCCTAAAATGGAAAGATCAGATTCCAAATCtgggtcaagacaagacaaagctGATAAGCCTGACAAGCCTGATAAACCTGATAAAACTGACAAGACTACACCACATGCTGGTTCTAAAGCAACACATAAATCGGGGAAAAAATGTGCTATATGTGGAAATTATATGTCATCCTCTTCAAAAGTATTATGCCAAGATTGTACTAAAAAGGTGGTTAGAGAAGAAACCCCCACTATGTTAAAGGAATTAAAAGGATGGATTAGATCTGAAATTTCGTCTGCTGTGCAGACTATCAAGGTTCCAGAGGTTGCAGTATCTAATGTACAAATGCCTTCAGTGCCTGCAGCAGTCTCTGCAGCCCCGGCAGTATCAGATATCCCAGGTCCTTCAGGTTCAGTTCCCATAGGGGACCCTACTTTAAAAAGGAAAAGGAAAGAGGACGATTCTGAAGATTCAGAAATGTCAGAAGGGGAATTGGATATTTCATCTCTGGAAGAGATACCCTCAGAGACTgaaaaatctgctgaaaaaactgtaAAGAATCAGAAATTTGCTTTTTCCACTGACTTTATGAAGGAGTTATTGGCAGCCATGCATGAAGCCATGGGTATTACTATAGAGCAAAAGACTTTATCTCCATTAGATCAGATGTATGaaacattgtcagaaccccaagtGACTTTCATCCCAGTGCATAGTAGTCTTAAGGGGATTATCAGGAAAGAGTGGGATAATCCAGATAGGAGGGCTTTCTGGCCTAAATCACTAAATAAAAGATATCCTTATAGCCCTGAAGACCAAAGGTTTTGGGGGACTGCACCCAAACTAGACCCATCTCTTTCTAAAGTATCCAGGAGATCAGATCTTCAATTCGAAGATTTTGGTAGTTTAAAAGACCCTATCGATAAGAAAATGGACAATATTTTGCGGAGGGCATGGGAagcagcatctttaaatttcaaaCCCTCTATTGCATCTACAGCGGTAGCAAGATCTTTAAAAATTTGGTTAGTAGAAGTCCAGTCTCAGATAGCCTCAGGGGTATCTAGGGAGGAACTTTTGaattttttcccaaaaatttTACATGCAACAAACTATCTATCAGATGCAGCTGATGATTCAGTCAGACTCACAGCAAGAACCACAGCCCTAGTTAATTCTGCCAGAAGAGGAATCTGGGTGAAAACATGGCAGGGAGATACCTCATCTAAATCAAAATTGTGTAGTATTCCATGTGAAGGGGGC contains:
- the LOC137541469 gene encoding lamina-associated polypeptide 2, isoforms alpha/zeta-like, with translation MEAAGGSSSQGSVETSSVPSLPKMERSDSKSGSRQDKADKPDKPDKPDKTDKTTPHAGSKATHKSGKKCAICGNYMSSSSKVLCQDCTKKVVREETPTMLKELKGWIRSEISSAVQTIKVPEVAVSNVQMPSVPAAVSAAPAVSDIPGPSGSVPIGDPTLKRKRKEDDSEDSEMSEGELDISSLEEIPSETEKSAEKTVKNQKFAFSTDFMKELLAAMHEAMGITIEQKTLSPLDQMYETLSEPQVTFIPVHSSLKGIIRKEWDNPDRRAFWPKSLNKRYPYSPEDQRFWGTAPKLDPSLSKVSRRSDLQFEDFGSLKDPIDKKMDNILRRAWEAASLNFKPSIASTAVARSLKIWLVEVQSQIASGVSREELLNFFPKILHATNYLSDAADDSVRLTARTTALVNSARRGIWVKTWQGDTSSKSKLCSIPCEGGLLFGTKLEETLERSADKKKNFPYKRKIFRPNRSFRVSGKSEQENKGNQRRRWIPNKSQRSKPSTPYTSTGQPTKQ